cccctatatatatagagataagtCTTATCGTAGAGCTGCAGATCTCCCCCTATACCCTATAGGGGTGATACCTGCCACCTTTATGGGTTGGGTAACATTTGACCCCCCACGCACATTCTAAATTGCTTTATATTACATTGTCTGTTAATGACTGTCGTTGTCGTCAATGCCACCCTCTTTGAGACCACTTGCGGCCACCCTCTACTCTTCTTAAAGAGTTAATCTTGTTGGCTTCGTGCCGTTCCTTTCCCTGGCACTCGACCGCGTCCAAGAAGAGGAAAACTTAACGCCTCTTCTCTTAATCACACAGGGATTACACAATACAAACAGAACGCGTCCTGTCGGCGCAGGTTACACGGACGCAGACACCAGTCAACGTGATGCCGGGATCCccgtaaagactcagaccttaatcagccgtcggtctcatcttagattcaggagccgtatgcctatcccatgcaacctataccacttctgctgggaggctgttccacttatctactaccttatcagcaaagtaaaaaataaaaaaaaaaaaaaaaaccccacaaccCCTCCCTTGTAAAATTGAGTTCCAGGAAATGTGAAATTCACTGGAATTTAAAAGACAACGCGGAGGAGGAGACGTTTCTGCTTGTTGTAACACGGAGAAGGAGGAGATAGAGGAAGGGGGGGCAGGGAATGggagagagatttttttttttttttttggagttgtACAATCcggttaaaaataattatacgcAAGACCATTTTTGGTTGTTGTGATGAAACGTTCCGAGCCTTTAAAGAAACGGCAAGGAGCAGTATGACTGTAAAGCGCTTCTGATGAACGTTGGTGTAGGGGGGGAGCGAAGGGACTTTCTGAACGATGATGGGGATGGGGTAGTTATGAGATAATAGGAGGTAGCGTTGGGTAAGAAGGGAAGGGCAAAGCTGGGTACTGGGCAAGCGTGTCCCCAGAGGTGGGGAAGTTGGCCCGTGCCTCCTCTCCTTTAATTGATTGGATACATTAGATGTTTCCTATGAtgagatttatatataaatgctgtGCCTAGTTACAGGAATATCCATCACTAGGCTACAAAGTCACATGAAAAGGATGCATACCGAGGGCCGACGTCATGGGGGTACAACCAATGGCTGCGTATGGTGCCCGGGCAAGCAGGGGTGCCCAGCCTTGCTGACCTGCCCTTGGCCTCCTCGTTGGCTCATGTAGTCTGTTACCTGGAACGGGGCTTTCTCAACCCAATGCCCGTATCTGGGCACCTGCTGGTATTGGGGCCGGGATGGCTTTTTTTCCCAGGGATTGGGGGCCAGGAGTTTCTTTCTGGACATTTGGGACTGGTGGCCCCATTGCAAGCTTTAGGGTCTGGTGGCACCGGTGGGAGCTTTTGAGACTGGTGGCACCAGTGGGAGCATTCGGCAGAGCAATAGGAGAGGCATGGGTGGGACAGGGCAGGGGGGCATAATGTGTGAATCTGGACTCtccaagggaatttaaacatgcatggcatctgccggcaggttctttGTTTCTACGCTTACTTCTCCAATAAACCATTTGCCACGTTGGCGATTCTGAACGAGGGAAGACCATCGCTGTGCTTTAATACAATCTGACTACTCGCTCACACTCCTTTTTATCGTCCCTTTTATAAGTTAAGGACACTTTTAGAACAGAAGTGATGATAATCGAACTGTCCcgtattgtaacagcgctacggattctgctggcgctatacaaataGAAATGAGAATTCTTTTTCAGACGATAAGTGGGTTTTACGGAGCGCGCTGGATACTTGGAACGGGCTTTTGGGGATTCCCGGattatattttcttcctttCAATCTCACGCTGGAATATTCTGTAAAAGGAAAGACACGATTGCAGGAGGGGAACTGGAAATAGGGGACTGAGAACATGGGGAGAGGTTATAACGCTGATGGAGGGCCGAGGCACGTACACCCCAACTGGGTCCCGAAATTCCTGATGGCTACCGTGCTACTAGCAGGCAACAACTCTTCTGGCCAAACGTCCCGTGTCCCACGACACTAACGAACAGTGGGGGcttctttgtaaatattaaattagtttTCTACTCCATTTGGATTCATTTGTTGGAGGTTCTTTAATTACTTATCTGATGGGGCTCAGCATTAGAACTGGTTACATAGATAATGTCCTAGTTTTGAAACCTGGCTGCCCTTAGTTTTGGGTCTCGGCCCTTTCCGATCTTTGAGTAAACGCAGGTATTTATTAATTAAGTACATTGTGTCCATTCTCATGCGAGTGAACACTCACAGCCAGCATCCAGtctaagccatctgaacaaccaaCAGCCTTGACAGCTCATCCCAACTCaaccaactcatccccatcgatgccgtcctctcctactgttccaccgattagattgtaagctcccaggaGCAGcttctccctcttctccttctaccaggttattattgtttgtgattttaaatgtatcctcCTGATCCaatatggaatctgctggcgccgtataaatgtaatataatgagtATTTTGTGTAAGGCGCCTGATAAACATTGTGTCGTTGGTGCTCGCCGTATGTGTGATTGCAAGCTTATGGCATTCTACACTAAACCAATACATCGTATAGAGCACACTTGGCCTTTCATACAGAGGACACGGCTGTCCTTCCATCGTAGGTACAATGGCTTTCTGGTGCCATAGGTGgaattagaaaaatgttttaataacagGAGACTGAAGAATTATCTTCAGAAGCTCCCTTTGAGGTTTGAGTCCTTCCaacaggaaaaacgggcagactacaTGGTCcgagtggttcttatctgcaggcaaatacagtgtttcaatgattaaccccttaatgacaaagcctgtacatgtactcaaagtgcattgttttcaatgggtttagggaccgcccattgcccttaaggggttaaagcgctGGCTCCGGCATATACATTGTCACAAACTGACAACCCTAAGTTGAAGACTCCAGGTGCCTCGTCATCCACATCAAAGCTTAGTTTTCAAATGCCTCCCTTCACCCTCGGGGTCTCGACTCTAGCAACCATCCCCAGCACTCAAAAGGTTAACGCCTGTGCAAACCTATTTAAATGCAAAAGAATGCTGTTTTACTGcttttgtgaataaaaaaaaaaataataataataaatagacttGGGTGCTGGCAAAGTCTTTATGTTCGTCATTGGGGGAAAACATCTTTGTATtcctgtgtttgtttttctctttgtgtttacttttgtttattcgtgtttgtcttcataAATATCTtctagctaatctccctggtcccttccccctgtacaagtcactgcctctaccCTATCTTAAGTCTTtgtagtatagcaggggttaacgTGAATCCGTAGGATCGCTCAAgtagttaaaggtccataagagcaactcaattggtcgctggcagggagcTCGTccggcatcaaccaatgaagggcagctgccagaggagccccatattagtttattcagtATACGAATCAGATCTAGATTTATTGCATGAATGCGGAAAGCTATACTTCACAACAGACACATATACCTACAgccatatacaaataaatatacgcAGAACTGCGAACTTCAGGAAGTTCAGAAAAGAGACCCAGAGTCCCCAACTTTTTGTTGTAAAAGTCACCTTTATCAATGGGATAAGTTTACgcttcatataaataaataaaattcataatTTACCCATGGTCTATGTAGAAAAACGTTGGAAATTTTATAGAAATATGTCGCCACCTGGtggccaaaaacaaattaacatgACAGGCGATAGTTTCAAGCAGTTATGCAAATGTCACATCATTTGcatgaaaaaaatcagaaatttgttaaaacaaatgattgtttttgtttatttttattattgaaatttAGTTTCATTAAATTTAATGAGTAGTGAAAGTCCTCGGCTGCATTTTAAGACCTACTCTCCTTACATTGATACTTTTCGTAAATAAATGCACCGTCAGAAACATCAGTTCCCAAACCTATCCTGGAAATAACGGTTTAATTGTGTAATCGTGTAATATATTCCGTCATTCGTCGTTTTTGCCGGGAACAcataattgtcacgtgacacggAAGCAAGCACGActgggttgttgccatagaaaatggATGAATTTTTAAGAGTTAAGAAACAGGGCTggatatttaacccttttattgcAGTGACAGGCTTTCTCCGGGGCAAAGTTGGGTGTTTGGTCGTGTCTACTACCTACTTATCCTCCCAATatttatatggggggggggttgtacaGAATTCCTTCTGCATAATTTACAAGGGGACTACACAGTTATCATATGCTTTAAAGTACACGTGACAGCCGATATGTCCGTTCAACACGTGCGTTTAATATTATATTCAACACTTTACAATCAAATCAAATGTATAAAGCCATATAAACAAGcgctttattatataaaaaaaaaccatactagcacacacacacatatacacaccgggAATTGTATAGAGGATTTTGGTCTTGCTGTAACAGTGTATCTGTAACTAGAAGAGTTTTATGTGAAGCAACATAACACGGTTCAGGTCCCCTTTACAATGCGAAGCTCAAACTACAAGTAGTGgtaacttaatatatatatgtataatgtatagccaAACCATGAGAGTTCATCAAAGTCTCCTCTCTCGTTagattatacattatatggggCCTTCCGGTTGGAGAAACATTGCTAGTGATGGCCGTTCCTAATGAAACGTGAATAAGGGCAGTTAAAACGCCTGCCAACTGATAAATAAGTTCTTCAAAACGCAAAAAGGAATCAAAGTCTGCGATCTGACCGCGGatcttcttaaagggacagaccTTCTTTAAGTCACGGCTCCTGCAAAGAGACAAACACTTTAGCATGGTTTCCTTATTTTAGATTGAATACTTGTACAACAGAGTAAACGGAGGAAGACAGAAGGGTTACAGACTTTGGGGCAGATCAGGTTAGTCGCATAGGGCGGGTAGTGCTTGCGCCCCATTGAAGGCAGCCCTGGTCCAGGGCTTGTAGGGGATATCAGGGAAATAGAACACAGGCTCACACAGAGTAACACGGGTAATAATGCTCTAATGCTGTTACTTACATTATCTCCATTTTCCGCATGTTTATAGCCACTTGGTGGTGAACCTAGAACGTCAATAGAAAGACAAATCAAGGCCGCATCCGTCTCTAGTGCTGTCTACATGCAGCATTAACTCTGTTAACCCTTGAAAGGTTACGATGATTTTCTGTTGTTATTCACGATTTTTGGACGCTGCCCCTACATCctgggctgtttagggagatCATAAACAGTCCGTGGGTTTAAACGACCAAAACCATGAAAtcggaaataaataaatcacaaataaatCACAATAAGGAAAACGAACaacttttacataaataaaagctaataataataaatcatttgtattggaaactagacttgggcgccgacCAACTCTGTGTGTTCGTCTTcgcgggggggaaaaaatcttcgtgttctgcgaatattcacccgttccagtgttcggttcgggcgaatattctttgtgttcgtttttttcttcgtctttttttttataaagggttaatacagggttaacgcggtacgcagcAGCTTCGGTgctaggattttaaaggtccgtacgaggaACACTATTgttcgccggcaggggcctccactgccatcaaccaatgaagtgcagctgctcttcattggttgatgcaagatgagccccctgctggcagcCAATAGAGTCTCTCGTACGGACTTtgaaaatcctggtactgaaaCTCGGCCTGGGGAGACGAccggtctccctgctccaggagttaactacattttgttggaacttgaaggttccccgtaatggtgacatcagtggggaattattttgatattttttatatgctcacttttcttgcaactgattggctgctcggagctgtcaatcagtggcaggaaagggcTCCGTTCGAAAGCAATGGGAATTGATCCATACAAACCGCAGACCCCCGCGTGCATCCACCAACCGCATCACgtgaaaaaaaagaaccatAGGCATTAAAGATGGCTGGAGCGACGCTTTATGGTCAGCAACCTGAATCTGACCTTCTCTTCATTGATTGGCAGAAAGGAAATTTAAGTGAGAAGCTCCAGTTTAAAGAAATCAGTCCAAGAACTCTCTACGGACAACGTGATTACAGGAGAGAAGAAAGTTATGTCTTACAATAAtgaaacaaatcattttttttttcaattttaccATAATTTACAGCTTTTCTATGGTCTGTAAGTTAATACTTTGTCGTTTGGCAAGTCCGCATTAAATGGAATAAatgaaccatttttttccccctaaccgtataaaataaaaaaggaaacccATCCTTACCTCGTGACACCGCTTCACTCTGAGTCTTGCCCTTTTTGAAAAACAGGAAACCGATGACAATAACAATGGATAATATGGCGAGGACCCCTATGACGATGCCGACGATCGCACCAGGAGTAAGGCCGTCGTATTTTGGAGTTCCAACCTTTTCTGCATAAATGCAAAGAGTTAATAGAACATTTTTAATCACGGACTACTACGGGCCATAAAGTGGTGACATAGTTGTTTAATTAGAATCAAAACAAGATTCAAGTCCATGGATTTCAACCTTTCAGAGGTAatattatgtgtatttatggaGATGACGACTTACATTTTAAGTCCTTGTGAGATATAAGGaagaaagggaaaaagggagaaaacgaaaaaaggagaaaaggagaaaaaaggagaaaacgaAAAAACGAATTGCCTGCCGAAGACTGTAAGGGAAAATGCTTCGGCAGGCAATGACCAGGTACTTCTGCGCTCTTCTGAgactccttttttctcttttctccttttcagGACGGTACCCATGGCAAGAGTTTTAAGAGAATGCTGAGGGTATCCACACATGCCTGTTTACCATGGGGCACTGCCCCGATATATACAGTGAAAACATCTATGCCTTCCCTTCAACGAGGAATCGACTCACCTTCCACTCGTAGGAACACCGTGTCCTGTTTTAATGTGCTCAGCTGTATCTGTACCGTGTAATTCCCCTCAAATTCTTTTTTGAGACCTATGATGAGTAAAGAGCCATTTGCAAAACAGCTGGCTTCAGGGAAATACTGAGCCCCTGCTATCTGCGGTGGAGAAGAACCTGGTAAATAGGTTAATATTTGGGTTGACGCGCTGGGCATGCTTCCTTTATACCAGCTGATGCTTAATATATTCTCAGCCACATTAATGACGTTCAGAAGGACGGTCTCGTTTTTGTGTGGAACGCTGGGAATTAGCTGGATGTTCACTCCACCGCATAGGGGCATCCATAAGGTAAGGAGAACTGGAAGACAAAATCATGAAAAGGATGGAAATCAGGAGGAGAACATCAGCGTGTCTAATACAGAAACATGGGGGGCAGCTGCTTCTCTACTATACAACTGGGGAGCAGCTATCAGATTTGTATGTTGGCCAAGGTTGGTGGCCCGGTGGCCTTGGGCTTTACTAGGACAGAGAAGCCTACCAGGCAATTGCCCTCCCTAATGTGACACAGCTCTCGGCGGGACAGTCCTGTGCAAAGCTCCATCGTCTCTTTTTTAGGACGTCCTATCCCGGCACTATGCATAGAGAAGATGCACAGCAGCAGAGGGCCCATCGGTACGGGTCACGCCTCGGATAGTGACCTCCCGAACACAGCACTGGCAGGTGTCTAAAACAGAGGGCAGGGGACACAGGACTGGGAATCTTGCACACCCGGCAAATGCTCCAGCAGTACATTGGGCCCTGAGGCAGGTGGCCACCAGCTAAAGCAGGTGCTCACAGTTTGTTTCTTTGACTCAATAATTCCCTGGCCAACAGAGCTTACACCCCGTTGCAGGTCCGAGACTGCAGGCCCCCTCTAGCCAGAAAATATACAACATAATAAAACGTCTGTTAGTTGAACCTTAAAATGAACTGAGGCCGGAAAAAGCCTGGACATAAGACTCCTTTTTGGACTGTTGGTCACTATTCAGGAATATATACTACTGTTCAacagtttggggtcactgaaaTGGATCGGTAATCCAGCGCAGAccgggttaatgttgtaaatgactattgtagctggaaacggatgattttttaatgaaatctctTCACAGGCGTagagaggccctttatcactcccatcactcctgtgttccaatggccctttatcactcccatcactcctgtgttccaccggagtgtctctttaagtcATTATTAACAATTTAAGGGCAGGGCGCGGTTACGCAACAACAGGCCTTCAACGCACACAGCTCCGATAAAATTGAAACTCTTGTAGCGAATCACCTATTTAATTAAGGGGGCACTTTCTGCACATATGCAAGGGGCCATGACAGACCCCCACTGTCTGCAGTGTTTGTTGAGCCACCGCTGGAGCTTCTTGGTGCACATAATGCGTCCATGAACACGTGATCAGCAAAGCACATGtggcatggaaaatagctgagGGGCAAATGTATAAAGGGGGGATTCCGCAGAAGTTCCCCCAGGCATTTGCTAAAGATGACGCCATCAACATTAtgcatgatggctggagtgtccctttaatggatCAGGAACTGATATTC
This window of the Spea bombifrons isolate aSpeBom1 chromosome 12, aSpeBom1.2.pri, whole genome shotgun sequence genome carries:
- the CEACAM19 gene encoding carcinoembryonic antigen-related cell adhesion molecule 19 produces the protein MWYSKGAPSSALKLLSVLLTLWMPLCGGVNIQLIPSVPHKNETVLLNVINVAENILSISWYKGSMPSASTQILTYLPGSSPPQIAGAQYFPEASCFANGSLLIIGLKKEFEGNYTVQIQLSTLKQDTVFLRVEGESIPREKRKKESQKSAESVIKNVLLTLCIYAEKVGTPKYDGLTPGAIVGIVIGVLAILSIVIVIGFLFFKKGKTQSEAVSRGSPPSGYKHAENGDNEP